GGAACAGCGCCTCGTATCCGAGATTCTGCAACGCCTTGTTGGCATTGTAATGCAGGAAATGCTTCACATCCTCGGTGAGCCCCACCGGATCATACAGCGTCTCGGTATATTTCCCTTCAATTTCATAGAGATCGAACAGCAGCGAGAAGGCGAAATCCTTCAGCTCGGCCCGCTCTTGCTCGGAGGCTTTCTCCAGCCCTCGCTGGTATTTATAGCCGATATAATAGCCGTGGATCGCCTCATCCCGGATGATCAGGCGGATCAGGTCGGCCGTGTTGGTCAGGCGCGCCCGGCTGGACCAGTGCATCGGCAGGTAGAAGCCGGAATAGAACAGGAAGCTTTCCAGGAAGACGCTGGCGATCTTCTTTTTCAGCGGGTGGCTGGCCGAATCGTATTCGTCAAGGATCAGCCGCGATTTGGCCTGAAGCTGTTCATTCTCGGACGACCAGCGGAAGGCTTCATCCACTTCCGATGTCTGGCAGAGCGTCGAGAAGACCGAAGAATAGCTGCGGGCGTGGACGGCCTCCATGAAGGCGACATTGGTCAGTACGGCTTCTTCATGCGGCGTGATCGCATCGGGCAGAAGCGAGGGGGCGCCGACCGTATTCTGGATCGTGTCCAGCAGGGTCAGCCCGGTGAAAACGCGGATCGTCAGCGTCTGTTCAGCCGGTTTCAGCTGTGACCAGCTTTGAATATCGTTTGACAGCGGCACCTTTTCCGGCAGCCAGAAATTCGCGGTCAGACGGTTCCAGATCTCCAGATCCTTGTCGTCCTGAAGGCGGTTCCAGTTGACGGCGGCGGGGACGGCACGGGTGGTATTGACGGAATCTTTCATGAATCTTGCCCCTTACAGCGTGCAGGAAACGCAGCCCTCGACCTCGGTCCCTTCAAGGGCGGCCTGGCGCAGGCGGATATAGTAGATGGTCTTGATGCCCTTTTTCCAGGCGTAGATCTGGGCGCGGTTGATGTCGCGCGTCGTGGCATCGGCGGGGAAGAACAGGGTCAGCGACAGGCCCTGATCGACATGCTGGGTCGCGGCGGCATAGGTGTCGATGATCGCCTCGGGGCCGATCTCGTAGGCGTCGCGGTAATATTCCAGATTGTCATTGGTCATATAGGGCGCGGGATAATAGACGCGGCCGATCTTGCCTTCCTTGCGGACCTCGATCTTGGCGGTGATCGGGTGGATCGAGGAGGTGGCGTAGTTGATATAGCTGATCGAGCCGGTCGGCGGCACCGCCTGCAGGTTGCGGTTATATAGCCCGTCGGTCATCACCGCGTCGCGCAGGGTGGCCCATTCCTCACGCGTGGGAACGGGGATGCCGGCATCCGCGAACAGTTCCGTCACGCGCTCTGTTTCGGGCAGCCAGTCACGCCCGGTATATTTGTTGAAGAAGGTGCCATCGGCATATTTCGACTGCTCGAAGCCCGCGAAGCTTCTGCCACGCTCTTTCGCCAGGGCGTTCGAGGCCCGCAGCGCGTGATACAGCACCGTCGCGAAATAGATATTGGTGAAGTCGATCCCTTCGGGCGATCCGTAATGGAT
This genomic window from Paracoccus sediminicola contains:
- the nrdF gene encoding class 1b ribonucleoside-diphosphate reductase subunit beta, with the translated sequence MKDSVNTTRAVPAAVNWNRLQDDKDLEIWNRLTANFWLPEKVPLSNDIQSWSQLKPAEQTLTIRVFTGLTLLDTIQNTVGAPSLLPDAITPHEEAVLTNVAFMEAVHARSYSSVFSTLCQTSEVDEAFRWSSENEQLQAKSRLILDEYDSASHPLKKKIASVFLESFLFYSGFYLPMHWSSRARLTNTADLIRLIIRDEAIHGYYIGYKYQRGLEKASEQERAELKDFAFSLLFDLYEIEGKYTETLYDPVGLTEDVKHFLHYNANKALQNLGYEALFPAEACKVSPAILAALSPNSDENHDFFSGSGSSYVIGKAVATEDEDWDF